Below is a window of Populus trichocarpa isolate Nisqually-1 chromosome 3, P.trichocarpa_v4.1, whole genome shotgun sequence DNA.
GTTACTGCAGGCAGGAGGTCCATGGTGGCCAGTTCCATTAGGAAGAAGAGACAGTCTAACAGCAAACAGAACTGCTGCTAATGCTTTCATCCCAGGTCCCCGTGACACCCTCGAGCGTCTCAGATCCAGATTTACTGTTGTTGGCCTCAACAATAATACCGATCTGGTAGCACTATCTggtaacaattgttttttcccttcttcttgaGAAACATGATCacaaaatattaaactaaaatgCATTGTACTGAATGCGCGTCTCGTCAAACTAACTTCACGCTTCCATAATTTATATGTTATTCTTCGTAAAAGAAatcaatcaaactcaaaaatttaaactgtgatataatattctaaaaatatattattttctaattcattCAAGTAAAAGATTCTTTGATTATTCAAATTCTGATACCAAATCAAAAACTAATTCAATCTTAAGCtataaaaatagttatatatTACTCTCTACAACTcatcataagaaaattatttataccATTGTTATTCCTTTGATGACATTTTGGTGCTTTTATTCTTAGGTGCTCACACATTTGGACGAGCTCAATGTAGAACTTTCATTGATCGATTGTACAACTTCAACAACACAGGCCTTCCTGACCCAACATTGGACACAACTTCCCTAGCAACACTTCAGCAATTATGTCCCCAAGGAGGAAACGGGACTGTGCTAGCTGATCTTGATCCCACAACACCTGATGGctttgataataactatttcTCCAATCTTCAAGCTAATAAAGGCCTACTTCAGAGTGATCAAGAACTGTTTTCGACTCCTGGGGCTGATGATATCATTGAACTTGTTAACATATTCAGTAATGATGAAACAGCTTTCTTCGAAAGCTTTGTTGAGTCCATGATAAGAATGGGGAATCTTAGTCCTTTGACAGGGACAGAAGGTGAGATCAGATTGAACTGCAGAGTAGTCAATGCAAACTTGGCTGGAAAAGATAGTGTGCTTGTTAGCTCAGTTTGAAAGCCAGACTATgccaagaaaaaattgaaaataacctCATGTATGtgtgtaataaaaataactttgatGGAAATGAAATGTAATGattaaaaattcagaataaatattgaagttataGCTTAGTCTATTTGCCTGGCTGAGTACTCTTCAATGGAATTTCTTTGAACAGGCGTCTGAGAGGCTCTAATTTACTAATATAAATACGTGAATTATACGGCAAGAACAAAGCGCACTTCATTTTAAATGGCTATGAAGGATAAAGGATCAAACTAATGAAGATTGATTGGAATGAGATTGTTACGAAAATACATCATATTACTTTGGGGGATCTTGGTGAAAATAACATGGTGTTTTAGGATAAAGATCCGAAATGAAATAATGTTTTCCATCTTATTCCTTAGAAATTGGTCTTTAGTTAAAgtctataaacaaaaaaaaaacttttataccTAGATGTATATAAAGTCCCAAAGATATCTTACAGTgaacaaattagatttttaagagtcatttttttagttttttagtttgttatcaagctttccttttgttatctctctttttttttcttgtctatgtacacaaacataaaaaatttttaatgagTCAAGTTTTTTTAGCACTAGATTTTATATAAGATCttgattattacaaaaaaaaaaaaaacactaatataaATACGTTTTTAACATCAATGGTCCAACCTGGTGTTTGGAAAATTCCAGCGTAAGGCTTGGTCTATGCTTTCTTGTTGTGTTAGCTGGAGTATACGGCTTATGAGGAACAAGGTAATCCTCATTGATGGAATTGCAACATTCAAAGACAGTTTCTCCTTAATTCTTTATTGTCTATTGAATTGGCTCAAGTCTGCAGATAAATTCTTCATGGCTACTGGCACTGCTTTAATTATGGGGCCTGAAGGTATTATAGATTGGTCTAACACCAAATCAAGGCTTTAAACGTGGCGTATCAGCTCCTTCAAtcgtgatgattttttttcggTTATGTATctgttagcttttttttttctttttgtgtttgctttctgtttttgtgattctctttttttttttttttcttccatgtaTCTTGTTTTTTGCTACCTTCTGATTAacccttttaatttattgacttttttcaaaaatataaatatatttttaactagttttgagattactttatttttaataatgagcATTCATGATACATCTTAAAAATTCTTTGACCAAGTAAGAGATCAACTTCTCATTTCTAATGTTCTAAGCTATCAAACCATTTCTCtacattttatatttagtttctGTTTTGTTTGGTAGAGTTGTGAGGTGtggtttaaattatattttgtttcaatcaaaattttaaaagtatttggttaatcaatatatataacaattttttGCATGAATCCGAGTTAAAAACCCTCTTAAAACcttaattatgaaaaatctattatttatagtatttttttaaatctattttttaaatcataattataaaaactaccataatatcaaatacacGTAATATCAAACTGGTCTTCTGAACTTGAAACACAAGTGTCATATCTCCTATGTCCTAATTAAACGTACAATGtttgtgtgtatatatacaAAGCCTTGTGGAAATGGTTTCCAGAAGATGGATATAGCATCGGTATGACAAGTTATTGTTCCCTTGTAGGTGAACAATGACCTACATAGGGGGAAATTTTGAATACCTCTCTTGTTTGAATGATCATTTATTATATACATGGAAGCTTGGCAGCttatcatcattaaaaaaaaaaaaaaaaaaaaaaaaaaaatttaaaaaacataaaactaagtaaaaaaaaataataactaaaatacttaataaataaatattataaaaaatattaattaataaaaaaaaaaaaaacgaaacaatTTTACAAACATCATGTCTGGTGATGATCACCTGCCATATTCATCACCatctaacttaaaaaataaaatgatttcatggctcaaatataatatattaccaATTAGCTTCCAAAGCTCTTTGTCTCTCTATAAATTAGAACTACGtacaatgaactaaattaaaccttcaattttGAATAGTCATACAATTGAAACCgtgtttaaatataattaattgctATAATCCAAGGAAAGTTGATAGTGACAACATATAATAATGTTCAGTACTTTATTTACCCCACCTGCTATATTCATCATCACctaattaacatattaaaataagatGTGAAATGTCAACccacaaaaactaattttacaAATAACCTGTGATCTTGTGGagtgtttgttattgtttttaaaggGTATGTGTTGAACTCCAACAATTAGCATCAAATCTCGAATTTATTTATAAGAGGGAAATGCACGTTTAAGATACGAGAAACGGCAACCTAAGAGGGAGTATCAATAGCATTTTCCATCATACTGATGGATTTTATGACacaatacatacatacatgcatacatGTGCGTGTATTAAATTGAGCTAACAAGCATAATATTTTGTCCAGTTGAATTTCCATTAACTACACGGCAGTTCAATCTGATTTCCCCTTGTGTTCCTGTCAAAAGGCTGAGATTCCCCATTCTTGTCATGGAAACGACAAAGCTTTCAAAGAAAGCTGTTTGATTTGCACTAAAGTTGTTGACAATGTCAACGGTATCTGCCCCAGGAGTCGAAAACAGTAGTTGATCACTCCGAAGTAGGCCTTGCCCAACTAGCAGATTGGAGAAATAGTTACTATCAAAACCATCAGGTGTAGTAGGATCAAGATCAGCAAGCACACTCCCATTCCCATTACAAGGGCACAAGTCCCGGAGTGTTGCTAGATAAGTTGAGTTCAATGTATCATCTGGTGGAGGATTGGTACTGCAATCACTCAAATTATACAACCGGTTTGTGAAAAATTGACATCGAGACCGTCCGAATGTGTGAGCACCTGTCAAGACAAGAGATGTGAAAAATGTCAGCAaacatttttctgtttttcttttctccaggAAGGGGAATAATAGTAGTCGTTACCAGATAGAGCAACCAGATCAGTATTGTTATTCAGGCCAACAGCAGTGAACTTAGCTTTGATTTCATCAAGGGTCTCAAAGGGGGACGGAAGGGAAAGATTTGCTAGAGCCCGGTTCGCTGTTGTTCCATCTCTTCTTCCTAGTGGAACTGCCCATGAGGGACCTCCAGCCTATAACCATACATAGGTTAGTCTAGATTAATATAGTACATACAGTACAAAAACATGTACACATAAATTGAGGTTACGATCAATTTCTTCTCCATTTTAACATACCAAAACGACAGATTCTTCAGCTGCAATTGCGAGTATATCAGCACATGAAACTATGCCAGGACAATTTTCAGAGCTCTCCAATCTGGCTTTCATTCTATCAATAACATCAAAACCTCTTGCAGAGTTGTTGTTTGGCAAAGCTTCCTTCTCACTCTCAATTGTATCGGTATTGTCCAACAAAATCGATGCATCACAACcctgcaggaaaaaaaagaatcaaaatcttAACTCTCTTTTTTGATAAGAAAGCAGAGAAATGGAGACACAAAAATGAATGATCATAGCAAATTTACATCAACAAAGCAGTCATGGAAGTGAAGCCTAATGAGGCTGGCACCGATCCGAGCATCGGATAACAAGGTATCTTCAATGATTTCACGTATGATGCTGGTCACATTCGGACACGTTTCATCATAAAATGTTGGAGTAAGCTGACCATAAGCTAATGGTGCTACTCCTGCAAAAAACGCATAGAACAAAGCTACAAACATAACTTTAGAAAGATGCATTTTCAGTAGCTACTTTCTCCTACAACAATGTTTTGAATTCAGTGCTCACAACTTATATGGCCTTGGAAGCTCATTGGAGTTCCAATTTATAGAGCaacaaatatcttcttcttttttttagccTGACATGACATGTTGTTAGGTGGTGATGAATATGGCAGGTGGGGTAAGCAGATTACTCGACACCGGTATTGCTGTCACTGTATAACTAACCTTGGATTATAGCAAGTAATTCTATTTAAATATGGTTTCAATTGTATAATCATCCAAGATTATATGGTTTATTGTAGTTCATCGTAGCACTAAGTATAGAGAGACAAAGAAGGCTTGAAGCTAATTGGtgatgtatatattatatttgtgccatgaaatcattatttttttaacttagatCGTGAAGAACGTAGCAGGTGAGGTTGGTAAAATAGTATTGGCCAACGTTATTTTTGTTACATGTTAGCACATAAGTTTCCTTGGATTATAGTAATTAACCAACTCAATTAAGGTTTCAATTgcaatatatttattgtttaaaagaGCTGTCACTGTGTATATAATATTGTCATTTGGAtcctttgattttgatttacatGAACGTGATATATCTACAACttgtttccttaaaaaaaaggcTTAACCTAGACTACGTTTCCTATGTCAACTTAGAATATTTACTTAAGAGGAAAAGCGAgagtctatttttattattgtgttaaAACCTAACCGGGTTAGCCAAGGGCAAGATCTAGATTATGTATTTAGAGAGTCCATCtagtttgataaaaacaaaatcccaacaatattattttgataaaaatatttaaaaaattcaacgaGTTTATAACCTGGTTTTCAATCGGGTTATCTCgacttttttattggattagctaaattttttatttttttattttttcttctcaaattaattcaggtcttgaattaatatattcaGTACTTGTCAATCAATGTATGCCTCCGAGAGGCTCTaatttatatacacacacactcttAACTGATTTTAGGATTACTTCTTTGACCAAGTAAGAGAACAGCTACtgatttctaatattttaatctattaaaCATTTTCTCTTCGATCATTACATCAGTATTGgtggtgagtttttttttttttttaaggtttgaatcaatttggtttttttttttttgataatcatcGAGAGTATATTAAGAAGGCCATAAAGCGAATAGccaaaaagaaatacaagagataaaaaaaaaaaacaaaaaaaaaaaaactgatctactacagcaaacaacaagaaaactacctaagatttcttattacaccataatttgatgccatcagaagatcttaagaggtcatttcctgtataattgaagtttgaatcttgagaatgcaaccaaatagcaacccgatgaaggatggtggagaaacaatcaaacaagtttatagttccctcctcaaaaacaattttgttcctcAGCAACCATATACCCCAAATAGTACTACTTGAAATTAATCTCCAAGCTGATCTTTGGAATTTGCCATGTACCATTTCGGGCCACTGCAGAAGCAGCAAGTCAATTGTTCTCGGTAAACAACATTGGATACCCCACCAATCCAAAACTTTCATCCAAACACTCCTAGAAAAGTTACAATGTATAAAAAGATGCTCTGAGGTTTCCAAATTTGAGCTGCAAAAGACACATGAAGCTTGTGTGGCAGACAAAACAGTCCGTTGATGGAGAAAAGCTCTTGTACTAACTTTGTCCTGAACTGCCAACCAGAGAAACACCTGAACTTTTGGAGGGGCTCCTTTAATCCAAACATTGGCTTCGAAGACTCTATCAGTCGCAGAGGAAGTATTGTCAATTAGGGTGCAACACGATTTAACTGAGAAGCTTCCATCAGAATTGCATGACCATATAAGTTTGTCATCTTTTCCTTGTCGAATTATCATTGGCTCCAGCATTGAGAGCAAATGATGGTATTGTTGCTCTTCATAAGATAAGAGCTTCCTACGCCAAACCAAATTCCATCGCCATTGATCATTCACCCATTGACCCATCTCATTAACCAAACCATTCCGAAAAGTAGAAATTTGGTAAAGCTTAGGGAAAATGCTACGTAAAGCATTTGATCCTATCCACACGTCAGACCAGAAAATGATGGAGGATCCATCTCCAAtcttgaatttaatgttttcacgCAATACTAAGCCGATGACACTGTTTGGATCCAAGATTGACAAAACATCTTTCCAAAATGgggaaatatatataatcacaaAAGTTTATTGCAAATATAACATATTCAAATTAACACTTAACTtgttctcttttatattttatgaacttCATGTTTTAACAAAATGATGCAAATCTTAAGGGTTTGgcgaacaaaaacaaaagtatatTGCCAATatgaacaagtttttttaaaaaaataggacatcttctatattaattattttgaaacataTTATAACTTATAAgcaatatcttttatattaattattaatggtTTGATTTGGTTCAATCGGTTTTAGAAGCtttaaatcaaaaccaaactaaacctaatttttttttttcaattggtttttttcttggtatgtttttttttgttaattttttttattttatcaatttaatcagttttctatatttttctaactattaggttttttggtattttttggttctagaatataccgacagatttaaTTTGTCAGTAATACTgtcagtaattatttaaaaatatttttaaaaaatctacttAATTGAAGtagaaaataactaatataaatcaatactcaaaagataaataaatcaacaaaaaaacactcCACCAAACATAGAAAAACCTATTCCAAAACCTGTAATCCAACTacgaataaattaatttaattgaaaataaacaataaaattgatctcatatgaaaaaaaatcctataacaACATCCATACGATTATATAAgaacagaaaaatttaaaaatataataaaaatgcaaaacaaaagaaaaaaaagaaagaaaatcttaccttaatttaATTGCGAGTAAAGAagaca
It encodes the following:
- the LOC7461382 gene encoding peroxidase 15: MKLSKLMVVALFYAFLVGGPLAYGQLTPTFYDETCPSVVSIIRGVIAETLIFDRRIGASLIRLHFHDCFVNGCDGSILLDKTATIDTEKEAFANNNSARGFDVVDIMKERLEGVCPDTVSCADILAIAAEESVVLAGGPWWPVPLGRRDSLTANRTAANAFIPGPRDTLERLRSRFTVVGLNNNTDLVALSGAHTFGRAQCRTFIDRLYNFNNTGLPDPTLDTTSLATLQQLCPQGGNGTVLADLDPTTPDGFDNNYFSNLQANKGLLQSDQELFSTPGADDIIELVNIFSNDETAFFESFVESMIRMGNLSPLTGTEGEIRLNCRVVNANLAGKDSVLVSSV
- the LOC7461381 gene encoding peroxidase A2-like is translated as MHLSKVMFVALFYAFFAGVAPLAYGQLTPTFYDETCPNVTSIIREIIEDTLLSDARIGASLIRLHFHDCFVDGCDASILLDNTDTIESEKEALPNNNSARGFDVIDRMKARLESSENCPGIVSCADILAIAAEESVVLAGGPSWAVPLGRRDGTTANRALANLSLPSPFETLDEIKAKFTAVGLNNNTDLVALSGAHTFGRSRCQFFTNRLYNLSDCSTNPPPDDTLNSTYLATLRDLCPCNGNGSVLADLDPTTPDGFDSNYFSNLLVGQGLLRSDQLLFSTPGADTVDIVNNFSANQTAFFESFVVSMTRMGNLSLLTGTQGEIRLNCRVVNGNSTGQNIMLVSSI